The following proteins come from a genomic window of Miscanthus floridulus cultivar M001 chromosome 2, ASM1932011v1, whole genome shotgun sequence:
- the LOC136538113 gene encoding uncharacterized protein, whose amino-acid sequence MADPPPVLTLLVKKGPCEGKTMQRRAGAAALRVGRVAKGNYLSVGDAGVSQRHLSVKFLPPPAARWVVTDLSSSNGTLLNGTPLVATIPAPLSDGDLIKIGETTVLAVSISTDAGPGPGPAATRRSARNAAAAAEAEEQGPAVSRRAGRRKAGAAEAPEAGNGVEEEAALPTRRGGRKKAGAAEAPEAGHEVEEEAALPTRRGGRKKAGAAEAPEAGNEVEEEAALPSRRGGLKKAVEPAGVETEAEDEEEEAAIPSRGRSRKAAVTFVLPPQPQNTRSARAAARRGEVMVCENDEGEVVRTGRGRGRVTWASARNGTGVSPEEEEEEGEVAVASDQEGTAAEGKGEVVPPAGRGRAKRGKGGRGRGRGRATRASTKKQAEDAIVENDENEQEEKDMADGRERVGSPLRVLAVNDCSEEDKVAAEDDKLDGNSKASVEDEKMVDVEEDAALTERAIEGRVNTQHAPADNGGVEEEEVKNLSKGGETELDQELREKVLPGSKLDGVGEVEKNDKREAIGTSGEKGHVGESKGRHRLENMTLGEWFVQIEKYLLAKNAEAAEKVIAEVQEKHRRFCEHVKSLKLNKSPAP is encoded by the coding sequence ATGGCGGATCCGCCGCCTGTGCTTACGCTCCTGGTGAAGAAGGGCCCCTGCGAGGGGAAGACCATGCAGcgccgcgccggcgccgccgcgctcCGTGTCGGCCGCGTTGCCAAGGGCAACTACCTCTCCGTGGGCGACGCGGGCGTGTCGCAGAGGCATCTCTCCGTCAAGTTCCTCCCGCCGCCTGCGGCCCGCTGGGTCGTCACCGATCTAAGCTCCTCCAATGGCACCCTCCTCAACGGTACGCCTCTCGTGGCCACTATCCCCGCTCCGCTCTCCGACGGGGACCTCATCAAGATCGGGGAGACCACCGTGCTCGCCGTCTCCATATCGACCGATGCAGGCCCGGGACCGGGCCCCGCCGCGACTAGGCGTTCCGCGCgcaacgcggcggcggcggcggaggcggaggaacAGGGCCCCGCGGTTTCTCGCAGGGCCGGACGGAGGAAGGCCGGTGCGGCGGAAGCCCCCGAAGCTGGGAATGGAGTGGAGGAGGAAGCTGCACTCCCGACTCGCCGAGGCGGGCGGAAGAAGGCCGGTGCGGCGGAAGCCCCCGAAGCTGGGCATGAAGTGGAGGAGGAAGCTGCACTCCCGACTCGCCGAGGCGGGCGGAAGAAGGCCGGTGCAGCGGAAGCCCCCGAAGCTGGGAATGAAGTGGAGGAGGAAGCTGCACTCCCGTCTCGCCGAGGCGGGCTGAAGAAGGCCGTTGAGCCCGCTGGAGTGGAGACGGAAGCGGAAGATGAAGAGGAGGAAGCGGCAATACCGAGCCGTGGCAGGTCAAGGAAGGCTGCAGTGACGTTCGTCCTTCCGCCACAACCGCAAAATACGAGGTCAGCGAGAGCTGCTGCAAGGAGAGGTGAGGTGATGGTGTGCGAAAACGATGAGGGGGAAGTGGTGAGGACCGGAAGGGGGCGAGGACGAGTTACATGGGCAAGTGCAAGGAATGGTACGGGTGTTAGTcccgaggaggaggaagaggagggtgaGGTGGCTGTGGCCAGCGATCAGGAAGGTACAGCTGCCGAGGGCAAGGGTGAGGTGGTGCCGCCGGCTGGGAGAGGACGAGCAAAGAGGGGCAAaggaggccgaggccgaggccgcggAAGGGCTACGAGGGCAAGTACAAAGAAGCAGGCTGAGGATGCAATTGTTGAGAACGATGAAAATGAGCAAGAAGAAAAGGATATGGCTGATGGCAGAGAACGAGTGGGGAGTCCATTGAGGGTGTTGGCTGTGAATGATTGTTCTGAAGAGGATAAGGTGGCAGCTGAGGATGACAAGTTGGATGGAAACTCAAAGGCATCCGTGGAGGATGAGAAGATGGTGGATGTGGAGGAGGATGCGGCATTGACAGAGAGGGCGATAGAGGGGAGGGTCAATACTCAGCATGCTCCTGCTGACAATGGTGGTGTGGAAGAAGAGGaggtgaagaatttgagcaaggGAGGGGAAACTGAATTAGATCAGGAATTGAGGGAAAAAGTGTTACCTGGGTCAAAGCTGGATGGTGTTGGAGAAGTGGAAAAGAATGACAAGAGGGAAGCTATTGGTACCAGTGGTGAGAAAGGCCATGTGGGGGAGAGCAAAGGAAGACACAGATTGGAGAATATGACATTAGGGGAGTGGTTTGTTCAGATTGAGAAATACCTTCTAGCAAAGAATGCAGAGGCTGCTGAAAAGGTGATAGCTGAAGTGCAAGAGAAACATCGGCGGTTTTGTGAACATGTTAAATCGCTCAAGCTCAATAAGAGTCCTGCTCCTTGA
- the LOC136536176 gene encoding peptidyl-prolyl cis-trans isomerase FKBP62-like has product MSWWQKNYGDRNFASLVLDAFGEQGRAAKNQFSAVPPNSAVSMDVELVSLKPVVDVTGDLKISVSIILAYLTSSFYGISLAEQEKESWEMSAHEKLEAAEKSKVAGNDLFKIGKFQRAANKYNKRGYVNEDGHFEDEPEKLIKTLRVSCWLNHAACCLKLKDFTQATSLCSKVLEIESCNVKALYRRAQAYGELYDLELARQMEVKLLQANLKKLQVERNKVDAKKRKVENASHNEEAKVFVQSRLCIITQTETEAIAEPVFLFQSVDAEKAEVVKEL; this is encoded by the exons ATGAGCTGGTGGCAGAAAAATTATGGTgacagaaattttgcctctttagtatTAG ATGCATTTGGGGAGCAGGGAAGAGCTGCTAAAAACCAATTTTCTGCTGTTCCACCAAATTCTGCAGTCAGTATGGATGTGGAATTAGTTTCATTAAAGCCAGTAGTTGATGTTACAGGAGATTTGAAA ATATCTGTTAGTATTATACTGGCTTATTTAACTTCCTCCTTTTATGGTATTTCACTTGCAGAACAG GAAAAAGAATCATGGGAAATGAGTGCCCATGAAAAGTTAGAGGCTGCAGAGAAATCAAAAGTTGCTGGCAACGACTTATTCAAGATCGGGAAGTTTCAAAGGGCTGCAAACAAGTATAACAAG AGAGGTTATGTTAATGAGGATggacattttgaagatgaacctGAAAAGTTAATTAAAACTTTGAGAGTATCCTGCTGGTTAAACCATGCAGCATGCTGCCTTAAACTGAAGGATTTTACCCAAGCAACTAGCTTGTGTTCAAAG GTTTTAGAAATTGAGTCTTGCAATGTGAAGGCTTTGTATCGGAGAGCACAAGCTTATGGTGAACTGTATGACCTGGAATTAGCAAGACAGAT GGAGGTGAAGTTACTTCAAGCAAATCTGAAAAAGCTTCAGGTGGAGCGTAACAAGGTGGACGCAAAG AAGCGCAAGGTTGAAAATGCAAGTCACAATGAAGAAGCGAAGGTCTTTGTACAATCACGTCTATGCATTATAACACAAACTGAAACTGAGGCCATTGCTGAACCGGTTTTCCTTTTTCAGAGCGTTGACGCGGAGAAAGCAGAAGTGGTCAAAGAGTTGTAG